ACCGCATGCAAAAGGCCATTCTACACCGCAGCTTTTCAGCCAATCGCCGCTCCGCGCGCGGGTATAGGTGTTGCTGCGGTCACGCTTCACGCCGCGCGCATCGTGCTTCAATAGCAGCAACGACGCGCTTCGCCGCTTGCGGCCGATCGATGAGGAGTTCACGCATGGCTTACGAACTGTATTACTGGGACGGCTTGCAGGGCCGCGGTGAATTCGTGCGGCTTGCGCTGGAAGATGCCGGTGCGGAGTACATCGATGTCGCGCGCGCATCCAAGAAGAGCGGTTATGGCATGGACGCCATGATGAAGCTGCTGAACAGCAAGACGGAGCCGCATATTCCGTTTGCGCCGCCGTTCCTCAAAGACGGCGAACTCATCGTGCCGCACGTGGCGAACATCCTGCTTTATCTTGGCCCGAAGCTGAACCTTGCGCCAAAGGACGAAGCGTTACGCTACGTCGCGCATGGTTTGCAGTTGACCATCGCGGATTTCGTCGCCGAGGTACACGACACGCATCATCCGCTCGCCACCGATCTGTATTACGAAGACCAGAAAGACGCCGCGAAAATTCGCACGAAGAATTTCATCGAGAAGCGCGTGCCGAAGTTCATCGGCTATTTCGAGCGCGTGCTCAAGCAGAACCCGCACGGCGACACGCAGATGATCGGCGACACGGTCACCTATGTCGATCTGTCTATGTTCCAGATCGTCGAGGGATTGCATTATGCATTCCCCCGCGCGATGAAGACCTTCGCCAGGCACTATCCACGCGTGTCGGCGCTGCATGACGCCGTGCTCAAACGGCCGAACATCGCGGCGTATGTCGATTCGGAGCGGCGCATTCCGTTCAACGAATCCGGCATTTTCCGGCACTACCCCGAACTCGATCAGGGCGCGCATTGAACTGCGTCCTGGCGTTACCTACCTCAACAAAGGAGCCAGCATGGTCGAAACGATTCCTTCCTTCGGTCTCGGCACGTTCCGCGTCGATGCCGATAAAACC
The Caballeronia sp. M1242 DNA segment above includes these coding regions:
- a CDS encoding glutathione S-transferase, which produces MAYELYYWDGLQGRGEFVRLALEDAGAEYIDVARASKKSGYGMDAMMKLLNSKTEPHIPFAPPFLKDGELIVPHVANILLYLGPKLNLAPKDEALRYVAHGLQLTIADFVAEVHDTHHPLATDLYYEDQKDAAKIRTKNFIEKRVPKFIGYFERVLKQNPHGDTQMIGDTVTYVDLSMFQIVEGLHYAFPRAMKTFARHYPRVSALHDAVLKRPNIAAYVDSERRIPFNESGIFRHYPELDQGAH